One Spinacia oleracea cultivar Varoflay chromosome 4, BTI_SOV_V1, whole genome shotgun sequence DNA segment encodes these proteins:
- the LOC110788203 gene encoding serine/threonine-protein kinase BSK1, with the protein MGCCQSSENNPEKHPNNTNSNLPLHHQQTPSTDGGGIVGGGGGVGGAGGVPAFAEFSFADLKSATNSFSSEFIVSESGEKAPNFVYKGRLKNQQWIAVKKFTKLAWPDPKQFAEEAWGVGKLRHQRLANLIGYCCDGDERLLVAEFMPNDTLAKHLFHWENQTIEWAMRLRVALNVAEALDYCSSEGRPLYHDLNAYRVLFDENGDPRLSCFGLMKNSRDGKSYSTNLAYTPPEYLRNGKVTPESVIYSFGTILLDLLSGKHIPPSHALDMIRGKNNILLMDSHLEGKFSAEDSNAVVNLASQCLQYEPRERPNTKDLVSTLSPLNTNPEVASHVMLGISQQEEAPPTPQRPLSPMGEACSRMDLTAIHQILVMTHYRDDEGTNELSFQEWTQQMRDMLDARKRGDYAFKDKDFKVAIDCYSQFIDVGTMVSPTVYSRRSLCYLMNDQADAALRDAMQAQCVHPDWPTAFYMQSVALAKLDMQKDALDMLNEAAGLEEKRQKGGRS; encoded by the exons atGGGGTGCTGTCAATCCTCAGAAAACAACCCAGAAAAACACCCCAACAACACCAATTCTAACCTACCTCTTCATCACCAGCAAACACCGTCTACTGATGGTGGTGGTATAGTAGGAGGCGGCGGTGGGGTCGGTGGTGCTGGTGGAGTTCCTGCTTTTGCTGAGTTCTCCTTTGCTGACTTGAAATCAGCAACAAATAGTTTCAGTTCGGAGTTTATAGTGTCAGAAAGTGGTGAAAAAGCCCCTAATTTTGTTTATAAAGGCCGCCTCAAGAATCAACAGTGGATTGCTGTTAAGAAGTTTACCAAATTAGCTTGGCCTGATCCTAAACAGTTTGcg GAAGAGGCTTGGGGAGTAGGGAAATTAAGGCACCAAAGGCTTGCAAATTTGATTGGATATTGCTGTGATGGTGATGAGAGATTGCTGGTTGCGGAGTTTATGCCTAATGATACTCTTGCCAAGCATTTGTTCCACT GGGAAAACCAGACAATTGAGTGGGCAATGCGACTGAGAGTAGCTCTTAATGTTGCTGAAGCCTTAGATTACTGCAGTTCTGAAGGTCGTCCATTGTACCATGATCTAAATGCTTACAGGGTTCTCTTTGATGAG AACGGTGATCCTAGACTTTCATGTTTTGGATTGATGAAAAACAGTAGGGACGGAAAAAGTTACAGCACAAATCTTGCCTACACCCCTCCAGAGTATCTAAGAAATG GAAAAGTTACTCCTGAAAGTGTTATTTACAGTTTTGGTACGATTCTTTTGGATTTGCTGAGTGGAAAGCACATACCTCCAAGTCAT GCCCTAGACATGATACGTGGAAAAAATAATATCCTATTAATGGATTCCCATCTGGAAGGAAAATTTTCCGCTGAGGATTCTAATGCAGTTGTTAATCTGGCTTCTCAATGTTTGCAATATGAACCTCGGGAGCGGCCAAACACCAAGGATCTTGTTTCAACGCTTTCCCCATTGAATACAAATCCTGAA GTTGCATCACATGTGATGCTTGGGATATCACAGCAAGAGGAAGCACCTCCTACCCCGCAGCGGCCTCTTTCTCCGATGGGTGAAGCATGCTCTCGGATGGATCTAACAGCGATCCATCAGATATTGGTTATGACACACTACAGAGATGACGAGGGAACAAATGAG CTATCTTTTCAAGAATGGACACAACAAATGAGAGATATGCTGGACGCAAGGAAGCGGGGAGACTATGCTTTTAAGGACAAAGACTTCAAAGTAGCCATTGATTGTTACTCTCAG TTTATAGATGTGGGGACTATGGTGTCGCCGACTGTGTATTCAAGGAGAAGCTTGTGCTATCTGATGAATGACCAAGCAGATGCAGCACTAAGAGATGCAATGCAAGCACAATGTGTGCACCCTGATTGGCCAACAGCCTTCTATATGCAGTCAGTTGCTCTTGCTAAGCTTGATATGCAGAAGGATGCTCTTGACATGTTAAACGAAGCGGCTGGCCTTGAAGAAAAGAGGCAGAAAGGCGGAAGAAGTTAG